From a region of the [Eubacterium] eligens ATCC 27750 genome:
- a CDS encoding ACP S-malonyltransferase, translating to MGKIAVLFSGQGAQYVGMGKDLYDSDSDAKKLYDLGESLRPGTVKVCFEGEGEELTKTENTQPALFLTDLAFANALKDAGIKADAVAGFSLGEIPALAYAGVLSIEDAFKLVVIRGTKMGELSTKYAGGMAAALKLAPEVVEETCKEFKEIWPVNYNCPGQISCAGSAEEIDAFCEAIKEKGGRAVKLAVSGAFHTPYMKDASEELEKALKVMTINAPQTEIYANRTGKPYPQDTAQIIETIALQASSSVRFEDTLKNMWADGIDTFIEVGAGKTLTGFVKKTLPEAKMYTVTTVDALNETIENIKAGE from the coding sequence ATGGGAAAAATAGCAGTATTATTTTCAGGTCAGGGTGCACAGTATGTAGGAATGGGCAAAGACCTATACGATTCAGATTCTGATGCAAAGAAATTATATGATTTGGGGGAGTCGCTCCGCCCGGGAACAGTTAAGGTGTGCTTTGAAGGAGAAGGCGAGGAGCTTACCAAGACAGAGAATACACAGCCGGCACTTTTCCTTACAGACCTTGCATTTGCCAATGCGCTTAAGGATGCCGGAATTAAGGCTGACGCTGTAGCAGGATTTTCACTTGGAGAGATTCCGGCGCTTGCTTATGCAGGAGTTTTATCAATAGAGGACGCATTTAAACTGGTAGTTATCAGAGGAACCAAGATGGGTGAGCTTTCTACAAAGTATGCAGGCGGAATGGCAGCAGCACTTAAGCTTGCTCCAGAAGTTGTTGAAGAGACATGTAAGGAATTCAAGGAAATCTGGCCGGTTAATTATAATTGTCCTGGACAGATTTCATGTGCAGGAAGTGCTGAAGAGATAGACGCATTCTGTGAAGCAATCAAGGAAAAAGGCGGCAGGGCAGTTAAGCTTGCAGTAAGCGGTGCATTCCATACTCCTTATATGAAGGATGCAAGTGAAGAACTTGAGAAGGCACTTAAGGTAATGACAATTAATGCTCCACAGACAGAGATATATGCCAACAGAACAGGAAAGCCTTATCCACAGGATACAGCACAGATTATAGAAACAATAGCACTTCAGGCTTCTTCAAGTGTAAGGTTTGAGGATACATTAAAGAATATGTGGGCTGACGGAATAGACACATTTATCGAGGTAGGAGCAGGAAAGACACTTACAGGATTTGTTAAGAAGACACTTCCAGAAGCAAAGATGTACACAGTTACAACAGTTGATGCGTTGAATGAAACAATTGAGAACATCAAGGCAGGAGAATAA
- the fabZ gene encoding 3-hydroxyacyl-ACP dehydratase FabZ, with the protein MMNIFEINKRIGQRPPFQMIEKVLELEPNVSARGIKNVSINEPYFMGHFPDAPIMPGVLIIESCAQLCSLVIDDGGKSREEGKLYVLLKVDGFKFVKPVIPGDTLDITVTATRINKVLASFDAVVKVDGNVYAKGSMTFTTVDRKDIYGTEE; encoded by the coding sequence ATGATGAACATATTTGAGATTAATAAAAGAATCGGACAGCGCCCACCTTTCCAGATGATTGAGAAGGTGTTAGAGCTTGAGCCTAATGTAAGTGCCAGAGGTATTAAAAATGTATCAATTAATGAACCATATTTTATGGGACATTTTCCCGACGCACCTATAATGCCGGGCGTACTTATAATTGAAAGCTGCGCCCAGCTCTGCTCACTTGTAATCGATGATGGAGGAAAGAGCAGGGAAGAGGGCAAGTTATATGTGCTTCTTAAAGTAGACGGATTCAAGTTTGTAAAGCCTGTTATTCCAGGAGATACACTTGATATTACAGTTACAGCTACAAGAATCAACAAGGTTCTCGCATCATTTGACGCAGTAGTTAAGGTAGATGGCAATGTGTACGCAAAGGGAAGCATGACATTTACAACAGTAGACCGTAAGGATATATATGGAACGGAGGAATAA
- a CDS encoding SDR family NAD(P)-dependent oxidoreductase, with product MKVALVTGASRGIGKACAIRLAKDGYAVVINYSHSEEQAQKVLDEIVAAGGTAITYKADVSDLNQVKQMVKDVSKELGGIDVLVNNAGIVRDEYLLMLNKDTLDTCMDLNVKGYFYCAQQAVLKMFRKKSGVIINMSSVSSKFALPGQSVYSATKGAVNSMTQTMAKELAGYGIRVNAVAPGFIETEMLDAIPEEKKKEYLDAIPMHKLGKAEDVANVVSSLCSDAFSYVTGQVIVLDGGLSL from the coding sequence ATGAAAGTAGCATTAGTTACAGGAGCTTCCCGTGGTATTGGAAAGGCTTGTGCTATACGTCTGGCAAAAGACGGATATGCCGTAGTCATCAATTACAGTCATTCAGAGGAACAGGCACAGAAGGTTCTTGATGAAATCGTGGCAGCAGGCGGAACAGCCATAACATATAAAGCAGATGTTTCAGACCTTAATCAGGTTAAGCAGATGGTTAAAGATGTAAGTAAGGAGCTTGGCGGAATAGATGTACTCGTAAACAACGCAGGAATTGTAAGAGATGAGTACCTTCTCATGCTCAACAAGGATACACTTGATACATGCATGGACTTAAATGTTAAGGGTTACTTCTACTGCGCACAGCAGGCAGTACTTAAAATGTTCAGAAAGAAGAGCGGTGTCATCATCAACATGTCATCAGTCAGCTCGAAATTCGCACTTCCGGGACAGTCTGTATACAGTGCAACAAAGGGTGCTGTTAATTCAATGACACAGACAATGGCTAAGGAGCTTGCGGGTTACGGAATCCGTGTAAATGCAGTAGCACCGGGATTTATAGAGACAGAGATGCTGGATGCAATTCCAGAAGAGAAGAAGAAAGAGTATTTAGACGCAATCCCAATGCATAAGTTAGGAAAGGCAGAAGATGTTGCAAATGTTGTATCATCACTTTGCTCAGACGCATTTTCATATGTAACAGGTCAGGTTATCGTGCTTGATGGAGGATTATCATTATGA